A stretch of Arachis hypogaea cultivar Tifrunner chromosome 15, arahy.Tifrunner.gnm2.J5K5, whole genome shotgun sequence DNA encodes these proteins:
- the LOC140179163 gene encoding uncharacterized protein — protein MAEEKKAIVRDLGFGGLMHVPPLRVDHQLLRELANNFKLGENRLKTGYGSFQITPKTIGDALGINATGNLFPEKVEYKQLYKQLSDDDKIIYRRFQGKTLKSLTDEMMEIGVGSEEECLMFKRIFILYIQMAFLLPTTINKISPVHLAPFFKMDGISERNWGAHVLTFLIKGITDYQDKKKKAIDGCLFALMIIYFHLSENKGKKRAERPPKPWIANWTKEKLVERMTAEKEEILGIVKMAETRAREKMKEKEKKEKKQEIKKTKKRKASPTSSSETETATDSDTSTSESETQQDSEDSARKHPIKKGKK, from the exons atgGCTGAGGAGAAGAAGGCAATTGTCAGGGATCTCGGATTTGGTGGGTTGATGCACGTCCCACCTctaagggtggatcaccaactcttaagggaactggcaaacaacttcaaacttggagagaacagactgaagacaggatatggttctttccaaataacaccaaagacaataggtgatgcgcttggcatcaatgcaacag gaaatctgtttcctgagaaagttgagtataagCAACTTTATAAGCaactttctgatgatgacaaaataatttatagaagattccagggtaagaccctcaaaagtcttaccgatgaaatgatggaaatcggCGTTGGCAGCGAAGAGGAAtgcctgatgttcaagaggatattcatcctctacatacagatggcgttccttttgccaacgacgataaacaaaatatcgcccGTGCACCTCGCCCCATtttttaagatggacggcataTCGGAGAGAAACTGGGGGGCGCATGTTTTGACCTTCTTGATCAAAGGCATCACAGACTACCAGgataagaagaagaaggcaattgatggctgcctctttgccctcatgataatatactttcatctttctgaaaacaaaggcaagaagagggccgaaagaccaccaaagccttggattgccaactggactaaggagaagttggtggaaagaatgactgcagaaaaagaagaaattttg gggattgtgaagatggcggagacaagagcaagagaaaaaatgaaagaaaaagaaaaaaaagaaaaaaaacaagaaatcaaaaaaacaaaaaaaaggaaggcgagtccaacatcgtcttcggagacagaaacagctactgacagtgacacttctacctctgagtctgagactcaacAAGACTCGGAGGATTCAGCAAGAAAACACCccatcaaaaaggggaaaaagtaa
- the LOC112746954 gene encoding uncharacterized protein, translated as MNKCLLLTYRSEESSPAEKEKEKKKTKTTPKKTQPKKKKVLVEDSPPKEDQYFDGETYEISSDELDEWLGQNVDKSAAEGENQPDLRSTEGRYVSSETIPAVNLGTDAPSSQGNTEQSSVNQPSQSMLSPSDSNMMVVREQTPSEALAIVPIQVFVPASQTTTETDFEPTPMLQIEGTTETTPETPKQLQETTPTVPPAPTKVHPDAEDAAALLMMARTASYVPKTDPGVPSFSLGLTDSSQEGASTQETEREKSPEAANLIEQLDSLVQRIASSATKEKNTSPQIQRETGGESSAKFETPRGLYQITDDMKQKCYIWGTRLKEDADGNTNEYEEMCTLIGQGEYILMRMHLASLQAKSDIESQIVSAICLILNNKNEKRFQEQIYCLPPDIVVSLTSTNFGLHGTFGSPKWGIRITKNGKRIQDFCPCLLRWALVVMADKYKKA; from the exons atGAACaaa tgtctgttattaacttataggagtgaagaatcatcacctgcagagaaggagaaggagaagaaaaaaacaaaaacaacaccaaaaaa aacacaaccaaaaaagaaaaaagttctcgtggaggattcacctcctaAAGAAGACCAATACTTtgacgg tgagacatatgaaatatcaagtgacgaaCTGGATGAATGGCTAGGGCAAAACgttgataaatctgctgcagaggg ggagaaccaacctgacctgcgatcgacagaaggtcgctatgtgtcgtctgaaac aataccggctgtgaacttgggaactgatgctccttcctctcaaggaaacacagaacagagtagtgtaaaccagccgtcacagagcat gttgagtccgtctgattcgaatatgatggttgtgagggaacagacaccgtccgaagcgcttgcaat agtcccaattcaggtttttgtgccggcatcccaaacaaccactgagacagattttgaaccaacccctatgctacagattgaagggactacagaaac cactcctgaaacccccaaacaacttcaagagaccacacccacggttcccccagctccaactaaagt tcatccagacgcagaagacgctgctgccctgttgatgatggcacggacagcttCCTATGTTCCGAAAACAGATCCAggggtgccatcattcagccttggattgactgattcaagccaggagggggcgtcaacgcaggagacagaaagggaaAAATCTCCAGAAGCTGCGAATTTGATAGAACAATTGGACAGTTTGGTCCAAAGAATAGCAAGCAGCGCGACGAAGGAAAAAAACACaagtccacaaattcagagggagactgggggagaaagttctgcaaagtttgaaactcctcGGGGATTATATCAGATtacggatgatatgaaacaaaagtgctacatctgggggacgagactgaaggaagatgcagatggcaatactaacgagtatgaggagatgtgcactctgattggccaaggagaatacattttgatgagaatgcaccttgcttccctccaggcaaaaagtgatatagaatctcag attgtatctgccatctgcctcatcctcaacaacaaaaatgaaaagagatttcaagaacaaatatactgtctcccccccgatattgtggtaagtcTTACTTCTACGAACttcgggt TGCATGGCACTTTCGGATCACCCAAATGGGGAATTCGTATCAccaaaaacggaaaaagaattcagg atttttgcccCTGTCTGCTACGCTgggcattggtggttatggctgataaATACAAGAAAGCGTAA